AATTTTATACATAATAAATGAAAGCAAAGATGAAAATATTACAACTTATGAAATTGAAGAAGAAAGTTTCAGTGATGAACTTTTTATTGGTAGCACTGTTTCACAAGATGAAATATTAAAAATATATGTAAAAGGAGAATAGGGAATATGGCGATAAAAACTTATGATGCAACTATTATGGAATGTGATAGTGGGCATATTACTTTATGTAGTGAATATGGACTGGGTAATGGTGGAGATTATCAACAAGAATATAGTTCAACACCAGATGAATGCAGATATTGTGGAGAAATTATTTGTAAACAATGTTATGATGATGAACAATATTGTAATGAAGAGTGTGAATATGAGGACAACAAAAATGACTAAAAAAGAAATCAAATTATCGAACAAAGAGCTGAACCTAAAATTAAATTATGCAGAAAATTTTAAGCCAGCAGCTGGGAGCGTTGGAGAGTTTCAAAGAAATTACATTAGACATTTAATTAATTTATATAATAAAGGTTTATCAAGACCTGCGCAATACCAAAACTTACATTTTAAAATTGAACAACATAAACTAGAATTAGAGCTTAAAAAAAATAATATTTTAGAAGAACAAAATAAAAATCAATTTTATTATGATGAAGAATTTAATGAAAAGCAATTTAAAAATTTTGATTTTTCAAATATTGATATAAAGGATTTAGATCTTAATTCATCTTTCACCAATTGTAATTTTAGTGGATGTTTTTCTAGCTTACAAACTATAAATGTTAATGATGCTTATTTTGAAAATTGTGATTTTTCAAATTCAAAACTTATCGGTTTAGATACATCAAGTGGAGATAAGTTTGGTGTTGGATTTAAGAATTGCAAATTTATAAATACTGATTTTAGTTTTGCAAAATTAGAAGATAGTACTTTTGAAAAATGTGTTTTTGAAAATATAAATTTAAACAATGCTGATATATGGCGTAAAAAATTATGAAACATATGATTTGTTTAAACAAATTCAAAATGAATTTAAAGTTAATGAAGATATTGAACTTGAAGAAGGTCAGGTTTTATAATGCAATGCGAAATATGTAAAAAAGTATTACCTTTAGCTAGAGAAAATAGCAAATGAGTATGCATTCAATATTGCTTATCTGAAAAAATTAAAAAGAAATTTTTTAAAACTAATATTGTTCGTAACATAACACTTCTAGAAAAAGAAGAATGAGTTCAACATAGTGATCATAGAGCTCACAAAGAATTAAAATGTTTAACTTGTGTAGGTATACAAAATGAGTAAATTTATAAGCCCATTAACTTGACCTGGTGGAAAATCTAAACAATGAAATTTAATTAAAGAACTATTCCCAAAAGAAACAAAACATCTACAATATGTTGAGCCATTTTTTGGAGGTGGTTCTGTTGGATTAAATGCTTTAAGAGAAAAATTTATTTAGTAACTATATTTTTAATGACATAGATCAAGATTTAATAGCATTTTGAATACATTTAACTCAATTGGATATTAAAAGCTTTAAACATTGATTTTATCCTAATGTTAAGGAAATAGGTATATTAAACAATGTTATAGTTCAAGACGGAACTATGAATTATTTGATGAATAATAATTTAACTTTTAATGGTCAAGCAAAAGGAACTTGAACGCAATTAAGATTAGAGCAAAATTGAAATATTAATAAATGAGAAAGAATTTTAAAATGTAAAGAATTATTACTAAAAAATAAAGATAAAGTTAAGTTTAATAATCAAAATTATTGAATGCAATGTTTTATTTATGAATCATTTTATTATTTTGATCCGCCGTATTTTGCTAATAAAGGCAAACCACATAAACATAAATTTACTCACAATGATTGAACATCATTTAAGTTCTTTATTGATTATTTAAATGACAGAGGACAATTATTTTTAATTAGTTTAGATAATTGCTCAGAAATAAAGGAAATGTTCAAAGATTATATTATTGTTGAAAAAGAATGAAAATATACAAGTTCAAATACAAAAGGCAATAAAATTTGTAAAACTGGAAAAGAATTATTTATTAAAAATTATTAGAAATTAGGGATTGTATTAGGCGCATTCTTCGTTATTATTGTTATAATTACAGCATCATTATTAATTATGTTAATCGGAGATATATACATAGCTTCACTTGAAAGGTTTATGATATTAATGAAGTCATTTGGATATTCAAACTGAAAAATTCAGAAATATTCATTTGGAGTTATTAGTGTATTATCAATTGTTGCATGGATTATATCTACATTACTAGCAACAGCTGCAATGTCATCAGTTTCTTATGTTCTGGCATTTTATGGTTTAGCTATTCCGATGGCAATTACATGATGACCATTTATTGTTTCAGCAATTATTATTGAACTGCCTTCTTTGGTAGTTTATTAGTTATTACAAAAAAGATTAGAAACGGTGATCCAGCAGGATTATTAAATGAAACAAACGATTAAAAGGAGTTATTATGAAAAGAGTAGCAATTATTTTACATAAAAATTTTGAGGAATCAGAAGCAATTGTAACAATTGATGTTTTAAGAAGATCAGATATTAAAGTTGATATTTATAGTATTGATGATGCTGATTTTCAAGAGGGTTCTCATCAAATAATTATAAAAACAGAATACAAATTAGCACAATTAAATGTTGATGAGTATGATGGAATTATTATTCCTGGTGGACCTGGAGTAAATGATTTATTTGGTAATGAAAAATTATTAAACATTGTGAAAGCATTTAATGCTAAACAAAAAATGGTTAGTGCAATTTGTGCAGCACCACAAATCTTAGGCCAAGCTGGTATTGTTGATGGAATTAAAGTTGTTAAATTTCCTTCAACAAATCATTTTTTAGATAAAGCAATAATTCAAGAAACAAGCAGTATCATTGATCAAAATATTGTAACTGGAACAAGTATTGGAACAGTAGTTCCATTTGCACTTAATATTATTGAATATCTACAAGGAACAGAACAAAAAGCAAAAATTAAAGCACAACTTGTAATTATTTAAGAAAAACACCTTACTAACATATAGTGAGGTAATTTTTTTTGAAACTTATTAAATAAACTTCATATCAAGATTGTAGTGTTGCTTGTTTGGCAATGTTAATTAATCACTTTTACAATTATCAAATTGATTTACAACAAATAAAATTCTACTTATCAATTGATAATGATAAATTAAGCTTTTATGACTTAATTGATTACCTATAAATTTCTATTTAAAAGGTGAAGCATTTAGAGTTGATCAAGATTTTGATGAACTAAAAAACAAAACACCATTTTTAGCACAAGTTATTAACGAAGAAGGTATGTTACACTTTGTTGTTGTTAAACAAATAGAAAAAGATCAAATTATTGTTTATGACCCAAGTAAAAATAAAAAGCAAACTACAATTATTAAAAACTTTTTGCTTACTTTTAATGGTAATGTGTTGTTGTTTAAACCAAATTTCAAAAAGTTTAAACAAAGTTTTAATTTTAAACTGACTAAACTCAAAAGTCTTGTTAATTTTAGTTTTGTTTACTTTATCTTATTAAATTTAATTTTAATATTATTATTTATTATTGATACTCAATTTTTAAAAATGTTTTTTAATTTATTAGTAAATGAAAAGCAGCAAGAATTGTTGTACTTATTCTTGATTATTATTTTAGTCCTCAGCATCTTATGCAAGACATTATCAAACAGTGTTTTAAATTAAAGTTATAAAAAAGAAAAGCAAAACTATTGAATGATTTTTTATCTTTAATTGAAAAGAAAAATAGTTCTGATTTTTTAATTTTTATCAAGAAATAATTTCGGTTTAAAAGTTTAAAAACTATCGATTAATTAGTAGTGTTGCTACTCTGGTAGCTGAACTAGTAAGTTTAGTTTTTATATATTTTATTTTAAAACAGCTATTCTTAATCATTCTAATTGCTGATTTACTTTATATATTTATTAGTTTTAGTTTAAATACATTCATTAAACATGATTTTGAGAATAAAGATAAAGATTGATTTATATTTTTAAACACAATTGAGCAAATTAAAAATGAAGGTACAGAATTACAAAATTATGAAAGAATGCTAAAATTAGCAGATGAGCAAGTAGGGTATGATTTTAATTGGAATGTGATTAAAATTTGAGATAGGTTATCATTAATTGTGATTTACATAATTTCTTGATCACTTTTAAAAACTGGTAGTTTTGATTTTTCTATGTTTTTTTATTTTATTATTAAAGAACTTTAGTAAAGTTAATGTATTTAATCTTGCTCAAACAATAACATGATTTGGTAAGTATAAAACAATCTTAATTAAATTTGATAAGATGTTTTTTAAGTTAAATGAATAAACTTAAATGAAGAAATTAAAGAAATTAAAATTTGCTTAGCAGACAGTGAAGAGTTAATTATGCATCAAGGAGTTAACTTAATTGATTCTAAAATAGATTTAGGCAATATAAAAAAAAACAAAACAAGATGTGGAGATTAACGTTTATGTTAACAATAAAAATATTAGTAAATTAAAAGATTCAAATATAAGACAACAGATATATTATTTAAATGATTTTAAAATTAAGTTTGAACAATCTATCAAAACATCGCAATATCAAACTTTTCAAGTGTAAACATCTTTAATTTAAATGAAGTTAAAAATATGTTGGAAAAATACAATATAAATATCACAAAGTTAATAAAACCTGAATCAAATACACAAATAGAAAAAGAAATTATTAAACTTTTATGAATCTTTTTTATTAATAAAAAAGTAATCATGATTAAAAATAATTTTCAAATCTTAAATATTAATGAAATTACTTCTATTTTAAACATTTTTGCAAAATTAAATAATGATAAATTTGTAATTTTATCTTAAAATTAATATATTAAAGTAAATAAAGGAACAAGCATGGTAAATATTGATTTTGTAAATGAAACTAAACTTAAAACAAAGCAATGAGAAACGTTAGCGCAAGAAATTATTACTTCTGCTGCTAAATATTTAAAATTGAAAAATCAATTTAATTTATCAATTACTTTTTTAGATAGTGAACGAGCTAAACAAATTAACATAGAATACACAAACCATTCATATATTCCAGATGTGACATCATTTCCAATTGAAATGTCATCTCAAGAAATAAAGGCATTAGGATATCAAGAAATTGGTGATATATTTGTATGTATAGAAGAAGCTGAACGAAAAAGCATTAAATATGAACATACACTAAAAGAAGAAATGGGATTTTTATTTACACATGGCTTTTTACATTTATTAGGATATGATCATGAAACAAATGAAAAAGATGAAGCAGAAATGTTTTTAATTCAAGATGATATTCTTAAACTAAACAACATTAACTACACAATTAAATTTACAGAAGAAGATTACAATGAAATAGAGGAACACAATGAGCAAAATTAAATCAGGTTTTATATCAATAGTTGGTAGACCAAATGTAGGTAAATCAACTTTATTAAATAGAATTATTGGACATAAAATATCAATCGTTACAAATAAGGCACAAACAACAAGAAATAACATTAGAGGAATTTTAACAAAGGAAGACTATCAATTAATTTTTGTTGATACTCCAGGAATTCATACTTCAAAAAATCAAATAGACAGATTTATGAATTCAAGTGCAATGCGAAGCATGAAAGATGTTGATGTTATTTTATTTATGGCACCAGCTGATGAAACAATTGGTAAAAATGATTTATTTATACTAAATCAATTATCTAAAAAAACAGATGTTAAAAAAATTCTTGTAATTTCAAAAGCTGATACTCTAAGTAAAGAAAAGTTATTTTTAAAAGCTACTGAATGAAATACATATGAACAAATCTTTGATGAAATAATTATCACTTCATCAACTGAAAATATAAACATTGAAAAATTAATTGAAACAATTGTTGAATTCTTACCTGAAACAGGTCACTACTTTTATGATGAAGAATCAATTACTGATCAACCTAACCGTTTTGCTATTC
This region of Mesoplasma melaleucae genomic DNA includes:
- a CDS encoding pentapeptide repeat-containing protein, which encodes MRTTKMTKKEIKLSNKELNLKLNYAENFKPAAGSVGEFQRNYIRHLINLYNKGLSRPAQYQNLHFKIEQHKLELELKKNNILEEQNKNQFYYDEEFNEKQFKNFDFSNIDIKDLDLNSSFTNCNFSGCFSSLQTINVNDAYFENCDFSNSKLIGLDTSSGDKFGVGFKNCKFINTDFSFAKLEDSTFEKCVFENINLNNADIWRKKLWNIWFV
- a CDS encoding DNA adenine methylase, coding for MSKFISPLTWPGGKSKQWNLIKELFPKETKHLQYVEPFFGGGSVGLNALREKFI
- a CDS encoding DNA adenine methylase; this translates as MNNNLTFNGQAKGTWTQLRLEQNWNINKWERILKCKELLLKNKDKVKFNNQNYWMQCFIYESFYYFDPPYFANKGKPHKHKFTHNDWTSFKFFIDYLNDRGQLFLISLDNCSEIKEMFKDYIIVEKEWKYTSSNTKGNKICKTGKELFIKNY
- a CDS encoding FtsX-like permease family protein; translation: MKSFGYSNWKIQKYSFGVISVLSIVAWIISTLLATAAMSSVSYVLAFYGLAIPMAITWWPFIVSAIIIELPSLVVY
- a CDS encoding DJ-1 family glyoxalase III; this translates as MKRVAIILHKNFEESEAIVTIDVLRRSDIKVDIYSIDDADFQEGSHQIIIKTEYKLAQLNVDEYDGIIIPGGPGVNDLFGNEKLLNIVKAFNAKQKMVSAICAAPQILGQAGIVDGIKVVKFPSTNHFLDKAIIQETSSIIDQNIVTGTSIGTVVPFALNIIEYLQGTEQKAKIKAQLVII
- a CDS encoding cysteine peptidase family C39 domain-containing protein, whose amino-acid sequence is MKGEAFRVDQDFDELKNKTPFLAQVINEEGMLHFVVVKQIEKDQIIVYDPSKNKKQTTIIKNFLLTFNGNVLLFKPNFKKFKQSFNFKLTKLKSLVNFSFVYFILLNLILILLFIIDTQFLKMFFNLLVNEKQQELLYLFLIIILVLSILCKTLSNSVLN
- the ybeY gene encoding rRNA maturation RNase YbeY codes for the protein MVNIDFVNETKLKTKQWETLAQEIITSAAKYLKLKNQFNLSITFLDSERAKQINIEYTNHSYIPDVTSFPIEMSSQEIKALGYQEIGDIFVCIEEAERKSIKYEHTLKEEMGFLFTHGFLHLLGYDHETNEKDEAEMFLIQDDILKLNNINYTIKFTEEDYNEIEEHNEQN
- the era gene encoding GTPase Era codes for the protein MSKIKSGFISIVGRPNVGKSTLLNRIIGHKISIVTNKAQTTRNNIRGILTKEDYQLIFVDTPGIHTSKNQIDRFMNSSAMRSMKDVDVILFMAPADETIGKNDLFILNQLSKKTDVKKILVISKADTLSKEKLFLKATEWNTYEQIFDEIIITSSTENINIEKLIETIVEFLPETGHYFYDEESITDQPNRFAIREIIRESVLLKAGQEVPHSVAILVDELEETEDEISIVASIIVERKSQKGIIIGHQGKKISDIKYKSRKQIKELFDKDVNLELFVKVQENWRNSPSLIKKMGYDKDKY